One Aegilops tauschii subsp. strangulata cultivar AL8/78 chromosome 7, Aet v6.0, whole genome shotgun sequence genomic window carries:
- the LOC109754887 gene encoding uncharacterized protein → MWKPLFLRIVEGVEAHDDYFKLKRDCCGQLCFSAKQKCKTPLRILALGTAADAVGEMVRMGESTYLRTTVKFARAMVQVFGAEYLRESNAQYTERLLAIGEARGFPGMLGSIDCMHWQWKNYPKVCGNVSRRLCNGESPPCNYTDNGCEYNMRYYLADGIYPQWAAFVKTISEPQGNKQSHFATVQEAARKNVERAFGVLQAR, encoded by the exons ATGTGGAAACCATTGTTCTTGCGCATTGTGGAGGGGGTGGAGGCACATGATGACTACTTCAAGCTGAAGAGAGATTGCTGCGGCCAACTTTGTTTCTCTGCGAAGCAGAAGTGCAAGACTCCTCTGAGGATACTCGCACTTGGTACTGCCGCTGATGCCGTTGGTGAGATGGTCAGGATGGGGGAGAGCACATACCTAAGGACTACTGTCAAGTTTGCCCGCGCCATGGTGCAGGTGTTTGGAGCAGAGTATCTGAGAGAATCAAATGCGCAGTACACGGAAAGGTTGTTGGCTATTGGAGAGGCCAGAGGGTTTCCAGGAATGCTTGGATcaattgattgcatgcattggcaATGGAAGAACTACCCAAAGGTTTGCGGGAATGTATCAAG GAGGCTTTGCAATGGGGAATCTCCGCCATGCAACTACACTGACAATGGCTGTGAGTACAACATGAGATACTATCTTGCTGACGGCATCTATCCTCAGTGGGCGGCGTTTGTGAAGACCATATCTGAACCACAGGGCAACAAACAAAGCCACTTTGCAACAGTGCAGGAAGCAGCTAGGAAGAATGTGGAGAGGGCATTCGGAGTGCTTCAAGCTCGTTGA